DNA from Leptolyngbya iicbica LK:
AGACACTCCAAGAGTGGAAAGTGCCTGAGGATGCTTGGCTGGTAATTAAAAACACCCCACACGTTATCAACTTTGTGGGTGCCGAGCAGCGACGGGCCGTTGGTCGGGGCCGCGGGCACGTGAAACCCATGCCGCTGGGGCGGTCTGAAGTGGAGCGAATCTTTAAGCAGACCCAAGAGCAGCAGCCAGTCGTCAAGGTTGATATGGAAGCGGGCGATCGCATTTCGGTGCTGTCGGGTCCCTTCAAAGACTTCGAAGGAGAGGTAATCGAAGTTAGCCCTGAGCGTAGTAAGTTAAAAGCTTTGCTCTCCATCTTCGGGCGCGATACCCCGGTAGAACTAGAGTTTAATCAGGTACAAAAAGAGAGTTAATCGATGGCAAAAAAGGTAGTTGCACTGATTAAATTGGCGATTCCTGCGGGAAAAGCCAACCCAGCGCCGCCCATTGGCCCGGCTTTGGGTCAGCATGGCGTCAACATCATGGCGTTCTGTAAAGAGTACAACGCCCGGACAGCTGATAAGGCTGGCCTGGTTGTGCCGGTCGAGATTTCGGTGTTTGAAGACCGGAGTTTCACCTTTATTCTGAAGACGCCTCCGGCTTCAGTTCTAATCAAAAAAGCGATTGGGATTGAGAAGGGTTCGGGACAGCCGAACAAAGATAAGGTGGGTTCCATTACTCGGGCCCAGCTTAAAGAGATTGCCGAGACCAAAATGCCGGATCTCAATGCTAACGACATTGACGCAGCCATGCGCATTGTTGAAGGCACTGCCCGTAACATGGGCGTCACTGTTGCTGACTAAGTAATTGTCAGTAATTTTGAAGCAGCGATCGCGATCGCTCAAATTTCATGAGTTCATTTAGTGGGGAAGAAGGTTTCCTTCGCCAGTACCCCAAGGAGATAAAACCGTGGCTAAGAAAGTCTCTAAACGACTGAAAGCGCTGTTGGAAAAAGTCGAAGACCGCCCGTATGAACCGCTGGAAGCATTGACATTGCTGAAGGAAACGGCAACAGCCAAGTTCCCAGAATCAGCTGAAGCTCATATCCGGCTCGGCATTGATCCCAAATACACTGACCAGCAATTGCGGACGACAGTCATTTTGCCCAAAGGCACTGGCCAAACCGTGCGCGTAGCCGTGATTGCCCGAGGCGAAAAAGTCGCCGAAGCAACTAATGCCGGGGCTGATCTGTCGGGTTCTGAAGAACTGATTGATGATATTCAGAAAGGCATGATGGACTTTGATGTCCTCATCGCTACGCCAGACATGATGCCCAAAATCGCTAAACTGGGTCGTCTGCTGGGGCCGCGTGGTTTAATGCCCTCGCCCAAAGGCGGCACGGTGACAACCGACTTGCCCACAGCCATTGAAGAATTCAAGGCGGGTAAACTCGAATTCCGGGCTGATAAGAGCGGCATTGTGCATGTGCAGTTTGGCAAGGCAGGCTTCGATCCCCAAGATTTGCTCATAAATCTGAAGGCGCTACAGGAATGTATCGACCGCAACAAACCGTCGGGTGCGAAAGGGCGGTATTGGCGGACGCTATATGTCTCTGCTACAATGGGGCCTTCGATTGAAGTAGACATTAGTGCTCTGCGTGACTATAAGCTAGCAGAGGCTGAATAGGTTTGGTTTTTTGTCGTGATGTGGGATGACGCTACGGATACAAATTCTTTTCCCAATTGAATGAGTAACCGAAGACAGTAGGCATTTGTAAGTCCTGCCGAGGTTCAGATGAGCTTTTGCTGAGGTGATAGCTGCTTAATGCAGTAATTTCCTTTGCCATGCTTCTGAAGCCTCGGTATTTACCGGGGCTTTTTTGCTGCTGAATTCATCCCGATCAAGGCAAAAAGCTGATTGACGACTGGCTCTCAACCCAACAAGGAGGTGAGACCGAAATGGGTAGAACGCTCGAAAACAAGAAGGAGATTGTCGCTGAGTTGCAAGAGCTTTTGAAAGAAGCTCAATTGGCCATGGTGATTGACTTTAAGGGTTTATCTGTGGCTCAAATCTCTGACTTGCGCAATCGCCTGCGAGAAAAAGGCGCAATCTGCAAAGTGACTAAAAATACACTGATGCGGATTGCTGTCGAAAACGACGAGAATTGGCAGCCCATGACGCAGTTCCTTAAGGACTCGTCAGCATTTTTGCTGGTT
Protein-coding regions in this window:
- the rplA gene encoding 50S ribosomal protein L1 codes for the protein MAKKVSKRLKALLEKVEDRPYEPLEALTLLKETATAKFPESAEAHIRLGIDPKYTDQQLRTTVILPKGTGQTVRVAVIARGEKVAEATNAGADLSGSEELIDDIQKGMMDFDVLIATPDMMPKIAKLGRLLGPRGLMPSPKGGTVTTDLPTAIEEFKAGKLEFRADKSGIVHVQFGKAGFDPQDLLINLKALQECIDRNKPSGAKGRYWRTLYVSATMGPSIEVDISALRDYKLAEAE
- the nusG gene encoding transcription termination/antitermination protein NusG, yielding MVSEADFNAGQDLEQPGAEESGQRKRPLRWYAVQVASGCEKKVKASLEQRLQTLDVADDIIQIEIPQTPVKKVRKDGTHTNAEEKVFPGYVLIKIKQKRDETLQEWKVPEDAWLVIKNTPHVINFVGAEQRRAVGRGRGHVKPMPLGRSEVERIFKQTQEQQPVVKVDMEAGDRISVLSGPFKDFEGEVIEVSPERSKLKALLSIFGRDTPVELEFNQVQKES
- the rplK gene encoding 50S ribosomal protein L11; translation: MAKKVVALIKLAIPAGKANPAPPIGPALGQHGVNIMAFCKEYNARTADKAGLVVPVEISVFEDRSFTFILKTPPASVLIKKAIGIEKGSGQPNKDKVGSITRAQLKEIAETKMPDLNANDIDAAMRIVEGTARNMGVTVAD